CTGTTAATAAAAGTCCACACAATGTCAGCACGCCACTGCTTAACAATAAATCATCACACAAATAATGCAGCAAATACACTACTGTCAGAGGGATGACAAATTAATATATGTGTAGCATAAGCATCGTaccagtactgtacttaagtacacatttgtgTTACCTACTCCTTTACATTTCAGAAATAAATATTGCAGCTTTTAATCCACTAAAATATGCACCACTGTTGTTTGGTGTATATTTTAATACTGCCAGCTGTAATCCAATTGCCCCACGGGAACAGTTttagttacaagttactttacaaataaagatttttgcacacaaaacacatgagtTTATTAAACCTGAtgttatattataaattaaactacccagtaacatatacttttacttaagcaaagGTTCTGAATACTTCCACCCATGCATAGTAGACCTCTAAATACGCttaatgtattgtttgtttcaGATTCAGGTTCACGTCGACAATGCTTTCCTATTcctcaaaaacataaaacatttcaaaaatagaCTTAGTGatagcaaaatacaaaacagactAATTGTCAAATAGATTTGTTAAGATCCAATTATTTCAAAtaggtatttatttttatgtttaaactGATTCCAGATTAGCTACAATCCGCTAATTTAGCTACAAAGCTACATTTTGCTTCAACTATTCATGAGtttgaaaaagtgtaaaaatgttattggattttaattggaaaatgaaaacagtatactGTTCTTGTGTTGTGCATTTACTCACAAATATTTGTGATGGCTCCATTTTCTTCTAGGTGCATTCTTTCCAGCACTGAAGCCACCTGAAACTGTGTTCAAGGTGGTCTTCTGGCTGGGCTACTTTAACAGTTGCATCAACCCAATGATCTACCCCTGCTCCAGCAAAGAGTTCCAGCGGGCATTCACTCGGCTCCTCAGGTGCCAGtgtaaacagaaaaagagggtCCTTCGTCGCTTCTATGACCAGAGGTGGCGGACAGCTGTCAAGGGAAGGACAAGGCAGCAGAGAGAAGACTGTAAGCATGGCTATGCTGTGCATGAATCCTGTGGCAGCTCTTTGTTACACAAGGGGAAAGGGCGCTCGCTAGGTTTGAAGACATGGAGCCTCTTTCCTCCACTGCAAAAATCTTCCTTCCAGCTCAAAGAGAAAGTGAACAATCTGTCAAATAAAATTAAGGGAGGGCCGGGAAAAGGGACCACACCTGCAGTGGGTAGGATTGATATAGTAGACACAGTCTCTATGGGGATTTACAACTCCTGTGAGCAGAGCAGTTATCAGTTCTATGATCTGGCAGACTGCTATGgcctgagagagacagacatttaGAGGGCCGCTAGAGAATCCTTTTTTATGTTCAAAGGGGCATATTGGAccaatgtgaaagaaaaactgtGATAGGATATAATTATATGTTCACAAAACATCTGAGAATCAAAACTTAGTTAAAGATGTGGACTTAGAATGATGGCTTGATCCCAGCCCAAACAGGACTTCAACTTTTATCTCAAAGCCTCATTCTCATCATGATTATTTAGATGAAACATCTTGTGAGCTGCTTGAAGCCATTTTTTTGAAATGGACACAAAAGTAGCAAAGTCTTTGGACTTAGTTGTCCGCTGTCACTTGGAAGCACTGTACATCGACAGTACGCAGGCCTCAGTTGACGGGCATACTCCCTTTCAATAAGACATTTAACTGAAGCCTCACTATTACTTCTTAATTCTTGAAAATTCATACCAGACAGTGTTTGTGTCTTCAACTATTAGCTGGCTGACACTATGTGATGACTGGCGACTGCTTTGTTTGATATTCAGCTGAGTTTAAACAAAGAACTACGATTTTGACAACTTTAATAGAGTGAAATAAGAGTTATAAGTGCAATTGTTTATGTTGCTAGAATGTTTggattaaatcaaatgtaatgtcagaataaaacatgacatgtcattttgcatttttttatttggacaaagcattgttaaaaataagaaGCCAGCTAAGAATAAAGGTTGCTGCATAGTATTTATTCTAACCATTGGATTTATAAGTTAACTTGAAATTGATATGTACActtgtttaaatgaaaatccACGTGTTTACTTGCGCATAACTGTAATTTGCATTGCCAAGTGAGTGCTCATGTGAAATGAACATGCTTTTTGGTATTTTATGATGTTTGTttataaaagatgaaaagagaaataaaacgggagaaaaaaactgttgaaccATTGACTCtttaagacaaaataacaatgaaattgaTGGAAATAAACCCATATGATCTGCATGTGTGCATCCCAATCTGAACAGGTTAGTGAGAATAGGCCGactaacaaaaacatgcaaataaagaTTTTAGGAATTCAAAGAGAGTGACAATCACATTCACATAAGGCTGGAGCTGCAGGCAATGTAGAGAAACTGAGGGAGAGACTCTGTTAACACTAATACATCTCAATTACTTCCTGTTATTAGCCTCTTTCCACCAAGAGTTTACTTAAATGTTTTAGGGGAAAGTCAAACAGCTGAACGCGAAAGTCACACAACCAAGTGTCCAAGAATGTGTTGCAATTTGTACTTCTATTGTTCAAATCATCCAAAACTAACTAAAGCCATAAAAAAATCTCCatgaagataaaagaaaatgtgatgaaagCAAACAGAAAAGAGTTTTTATCAATGGACACCCCATAAAGAACTGATACACTAAGTGGACAAAAACATACTGCTGACAACAACACTGATTTATGCAGCATCCCACCAATATAACAGTGATCCATATATTTGTGTGATTTGGTGTATAGTGGAGCCATGTTATTCCATTGTATTTATAATGTTGGTATTTCTCTAATGTACCATAATGTGAATTAAAACACCTACAGGTATGTATTTATTAGCCCTATACCAAAACATCTTCAAAATACcatgacaaatataaaaaatctattttttacataaatgtacAATTTATCAGTTGCATCAGTGCATATAAATTAAGTCATAGTTTGCGCAAGATCAAATcctaatttattaaatgttcatTCATGGATTTAAGGCCTTTTGTGGTATCGTACAGGGTGCATTGTCTATCATTATGTCATAACACAACCCATGCTTTTGTAGTAAAAGCATCATGGTTCATGTCTCTAGTTTTGTTAAGTATAAACACATTGTGGTCATTTCCCCATAAACTCTTCAAATTCAAGCTAAATGTTACATGTTTATGACAGAACAAATAACCTTCTATGTTGTCGTTAAAAATGAAGGTGGAGTAGGCCTAGTGTATTTTAAAGATAAGTTTTTTGGGATGCTTTTCTGCCTTCAATGGACAGGacaggtgagaaaggggagagacaggggaagacatgcaggaaactgGCACAGGTCGGGGTCCAACCCTGGACCTCtacgtcgaggcataaacctttAAATATATGTGCGCCTGCACTACCCACTGAGCAAACCCAGCCACAGGCCTTTTTGTAATAACAAAAGCATGCTGTGAGtatgcacacaggcacacacacacacacacacaaccacacacacgcacacacacacacacacacgtcaattATCCAGCAATCAACAGCTTGAGGTCTCATAttactttctgttatttttactgTGGCTAAACTGTGCTGTGACTCCTGAATTTGGTCTCTCCTGTCTGAGACAGCAATCTTTTCATAAGAACAATCATTTCCTATTTTTACCCAGTGACTACATCTAGcaagtatgttttaaaaagtaatccTGCTTTATGATTTCACAATGACCGTGGGTTTACTACAACAATCACACTAGCaaggaaaaaagttaaaaattttaattataaagcACGTTTTATACACAGAGATGGTTCAAGGTGCCGTACAGAGTATTATAGTAAGATGGTCTTGCTAAAAGTGCTAAACATTTGTCTTCTTTCCATCATTCCTTATCTTATCTTCATTTTAATAGCACACATTGAAAAGCAAAAGATTTTTAGTTCATACTAAATCTCTATGCTGCTTGTGTACCTCAGTGTCACCACAAATTAAATCACATGAAATTAGTAAATTGGTAAAATTAGTGAAGTGAAATAGGATGAATTTTAATAGCATAAACATTATTAACATAACATTTCAAATATGCTATTTGTTTTCAGACTCATAAATATGAATTCCATTCTTGTAAAGATGTAATCCATCATCATCTAATGTGACAGACATAAATACAATAGgaaattatttgtcatttatttgtcCTGACATGTATTTCACAATGAAAAATTGGGCATTAactgttgtagtttttcaccTCAAGAAACAATGGGATTGGGTGTAGTTGGAATTAGTAAAGTTTGAGCTAAACTTGACAAGAGCCCAGTAAAGGGGGCCAACTATCTATGTTTCAATTTTGAAACATTCAATTGTTTATTAGCGCATGAGTTGTCACCGAAATGCACAAGACCAAATTGTTGCTGCACTTCTAATTGTTCATTCATGCAACATTTCAGCTCATAAAAGCAGCTTGCCAACAGCTGTCAAAATATCTGAACCCCTTCATGAGCTTCATGAACCCCTTTGAAGTGACCTCTTCAAAACATCTTGCGCATCGTCCGAAACTTCGTCCTTTTGTGAAGATCTCAAAGAATAGATATCTGTGATATACTTTGATCCTCCTTTCTCACTAGTATGTAGATTgacttttttctccatctgtagCAATTTTTAAGCACTATCTGTTCTGCCATCTGTAATtgttattaaatttttttatgacaatgaTTAAATAATGAACATGCCACAGTTTTGATTATAACTCTATACACATGAATGATTATACTTCAACATAGAGCTATGAGTATGCTAACAGACTTAATATAGGAATACACAGCCACTACCTGGATGGCCGATAACTAGATGGCCATCTTGTCAAATCATTCCTTCAGTTCTTGGCCACTTTCTTGTTGGATTTTTGTCTAAGATTAAGCAACACATGGACAAACTTGATGACATAATCCAAAAATAATTTACTGAAAAATGGAACTGAAAAATCTTTTCAAACTAGACGTTTTTCTGTTACAAAATCCTAAATGTTGTGCCACAAAACACATTACTTTTACATGGAAGCAATGAAGCTGATTGCATGCATCATGGTCGAAGGCAGTCCCAAATCATTAATTATCTATCTCATCATAATTCTTCCTCGTTAAACAATTTTTTCCCACGATGTTGACAAAAAGGTGGTTGGAGCACTGAATAGAGCCATTGATTAACAAAAATGCAGCACTTACTGTTAAGTGAGCTTTACACAGTATGCCttcaacaaatacacaaatacactgtATAGTTCATGGTTCATCTGCACGTTCATTTGCCTCTTTCCTTAGTGTGCGACAGCTCCATCCCAGGGGAGGACCCATGCAAGCATACCCTGCAGCCAATGAACATTAGGAATGCCCTACGGAAGGAACGGTTGAAGAAACCATACAGGAAGGGATTTAGAGATGAATTGATATATCCTAGCCACAAAAATATATCCCAGACGACCACCTCCGTGCTGTAATCAATGAACGGGTCCACAATGTTGACTGTAAAGAAGGGCATCCAAAAGATTAGGAAAACTCCCATAATTATCCCCAAAGTTTTTGCtgcctttctttccctcttcatAGTGTTTCGGTGTCTTTGTTTCTTGCTTGAGTCTTTGCCCACTCCACTAGCCATCTGGCTTTCCATGGCGCTGATCTGCCTGGCTTGACGTTTGGCAGCTTTGAAGATCTTCCAGTAGGCTATTAGCATGACAGCCATCGGCAAGTAAAAGGCTACCAAGGAAGCCATGACAGCATAAATGCGATTGACCAAGAACACGCATACATCTTTAGGGAGCAGGATGTCTACATTAGCAACATGGAGATCTAGCATTATGGGGCCAAAGGAAATGAGCATGGGAACAGCCCAACACACAACAATAAGGAGAGCTACCCGACTGCGGGACATTTTTAAAGAGTAAACAAGCGGATTGCAGACAGCGTAGTAGCGGTCAAAAGCAATGCAGCTGAGATGAAATATAGAGGCAGTGCAGAGCATGACATCTAGGCTAGAGTGTAGCTTACAAAAAAGAACACCAAAGTACCAGCATCCCTCCACAGTCCGAATCATACTATACGGCATCACTACCAGGCCAACAAGGCAGTCAGCCACTGCCAGGGACATGACAAAGGAGTTTGTGGGGGACTGCAGCTGCTTGAAGTAAGCGATGGACAAGACTACCAGGAAGTTGCCCACCACTGTGCAAACAATGCCAACAGAGAGGAAGGCATACAGAGAAATGCGAGAGGCCTGGTTCTTCAATGTAGTACAAGACTGAAGTTCAATCGGAAGAGATATGTTAGCATCTCCGAGGAATCCCAAACTGCTGTTGTCCATGGTCAAATCAAGCCTGTCAAAACACAGATACAGTTGTaagtaatgtgtgttttagacTGACTTTTTAGTACAGCAAGTGAGGCATTTCTTTGCAGTTGGCCTACACTCCTCTATGGTACATTAACtgtgaaaaaattgacaaaccACCCAGAATTCGGTTTGTTTTGAACCAATAAGTGCTCCATGGTAACTCTTCATTAGTTAATCTCTCAGCTGTAAATTTCAGCTTGACATAGGAACACTGTGAGCCTGAAAAGCCTTTGTTCCGCTGTAGttgttttatctaaaatgtAATCTCTTTGCTTGGTGTGGAAAGCCAacccagatgtttttttcatcaacaCAGATCTTGatataatttagttttattttatttatctcaaacaatcaacaatgttgcaagactaaacaaaaaaattaaaaccacaatatttatactgtgtacacacatatatatttatacatatgtatatatatactgtgtatgtatacagtatattagtgCAAATACTGATATTATGGCTCTATTTGATGCTATTGTTCAGTCCATTCCATAAGGTTACCCcacaaactaaaacacacaacagtagTTAACACTTGAACACACAATGTCCTCTTAGATGATAACCCTCATCTCTTTCATTAAACATTGTGCGTATGTTCCAAGGTAAATTATTTTCTCtaactttaaacataaattgtgcagttttaaatgtaacaatgtccataaatttcagcaaatgtgaattaaaaaacaatgattagTGTGCTCATAATCCCCCGTGTGATTTATTATCCTGATTGctcttttttgcaacattttgtgAGTTGCTTTTGTAGGAATTTCCCCAAATGTCCATAGAATATAACAGATATGGTAAAATAAGTGTGCAGTATAaagtatgtaatgtattttagtTCAATATGTATCTAGTTTTGATCGATATACCAATACTCCTGGCCATCTTTATGCACAGATATTTATTGTGGGGCTTCCAGCACAGTTTGTGGTCAAGTACAACACCCAGGAATTAACCTTCATAGACACTTTCAATTGTTTCATTATCAGTTACTGTTTTAACATCCGTATTTATTATATGATTTCCCAATATCATGAATTCTTTGGTTCTTATTCTCTTCAATTTATTCTCATTGCACTCCTTTTTCTCACTATAATTACAGTCATGAATCACAAAGATTGGCAGGTGGTCACTTATGTCATTTATCAGTATTCCACTTAAAGAGTTGCTTTCCATATTGTAAACATATTATCTATCAGAGTGGCACCATTACATGTTATTCTGGTTGGTTTTGTGAATGTTGGTAAAACgactcaaactaaaaaaaatttcaataaaCTCTTCCGtcaatttgtgtttgttgagaTTTAGTAGGTCAATGTTGAAATCCCAACGTATATAGTTGACAATATGGTAAGATTGGATCCTGGTTTCCTATACACACAACTTACAATTACATTTGTCTATTTTTCCCCATACACAATTCAATTGAGATACACTCTATTATATCATCAATGACAACTGTCAGGTTTTCAACATCCTTGTAAATAGACCTTTCTGGACTGTGCATTGCACATAGAATAGATCAAATATATCAACAGAATAATAGGAAATTGCCAGTGCCAGTGGTGTAAACAGGGAGAAGATGTTCCAGCTGACTTGGAATAGATTTAAATGAACAGCACAGGGACTGTGCAGTGGTGACGGGAAAGGCTTGTAGACTTGTTGAGTGTGACCAACACACGTCACTATGGTTAATAAAcgatttaatttaaattcacaACATCCTATCATCAAGCGGGTGAAAGTTCCCTTTCCTCCCTCCACACACATTATTGTTCCCTTTTccttctgattttactgtttatgTTAGAAACATCACATCTGCACAAAATCATACAGTTGTATTCATTCTTGTACAATACCTCTTCTTTGCCATTATCCACAAAATCTAGTTCCCATGTGTGATTTTCACAACAGGTAAAATAATTAGTTCAATATTACTGCAAAAGCTTTGTGTTTACTTTTACTGTCAGTCTTATTAAACTGTAACTTAGTGTGTACAACATTTTGCCTATATACTTGgtaataatataaatatcaaTCATATCaaagtcaaaaatatttttatcaaGATAACAGTCCTCTATTAGTTATGTCACAGATCAAATTAATCCTTGGTGGTTACACATTTTACAATGCAGCAACACTGGAGAACACAAAAAGCTAATATTAGTACGATGTTGATATACACAGGTTGAtgatattttttgtaatataaaatatcaacGCAAGAAGTTccaattgtttttacatttagaaGACATAGTTACTCCAACTCTGAAAAAAGCcacaattaaaatgtcacaaGTTCAGAAGGATTCTGCATCTCTCCTTCTGATCCTACGAGGAGCAGCTTGGTTACTGGAAATTAGCTTATAAATAGATGTTAGCATTTCAAACAAGGTCTTTtaaattcagttaaaaaaagaggtTTCTTTATTGTAATACTTATCATGATACTCCACACCACGGTCTACAAGAAAATTGGGAAAACATTGACACTCACCTGTAAGGAAGAGAGATGATAGTCTGTCCTCATGTCTGTATCGTACTGCACCTTTTAGACTGAACTGAGAAGGATGGGAGAGCTGGGAGGTGGGCTGTGTTAAACACATGCAACAATAATCACAGTAACAAAATACAGTCTGCTGCCAACTCCATTGAAATGACAGTTCAGTTCTTATCGTGGTGTGTGTAATGAGGGCAGACCAGAATATTTCCCTGTATGTCACTTTAAAAATTTGGACAGTGGTGCCTGAAAAATCATTTTGTTCCCAATACTAAAAAGATCAATGTAAGAACATAAACCAGTAATGAAGACTATTGATAAATCCATAAACTGAATAGCTCGTGCTGTGTACACACAATGTGCTATGT
The sequence above is drawn from the Etheostoma cragini isolate CJK2018 chromosome 2, CSU_Ecrag_1.0, whole genome shotgun sequence genome and encodes:
- the LOC117960588 gene encoding 5-hydroxytryptamine receptor 4; the protein is MDNSSLGFLGDANISLPIELQSCTTLKNQASRISLYAFLSVGIVCTVVGNFLVVLSIAYFKQLQSPTNSFVMSLAVADCLVGLVVMPYSMIRTVEGCWYFGVLFCKLHSSLDVMLCTASIFHLSCIAFDRYYAVCNPLVYSLKMSRSRVALLIVVCWAVPMLISFGPIMLDLHVANVDILLPKDVCVFLVNRIYAVMASLVAFYLPMAVMLIAYWKIFKAAKRQARQISAMESQMASGVGKDSSKKQRHRNTMKRERKAAKTLGIIMGVFLIFWMPFFTVNIVDPFIDYSTEVVVWDIFLWLGYINSSLNPFLYGFFNRSFRRAFLMFIGCRVCLHGSSPGMELSHTKERGK